In Papaver somniferum cultivar HN1 chromosome 1, ASM357369v1, whole genome shotgun sequence, a genomic segment contains:
- the LOC113276583 gene encoding uncharacterized protein LOC113276583 yields MACYIDNFDDGNDDNDGNSLYLQGGTPGIVHVTSAGQPRVGQELARQQHLQRLTNLDSPIAHLSLTTEAPKSAHSSLHQFVQSAQFEVISVVSDSVSPSWHSPPEGVGVGVGGGGDGGGGGGDGGFAQQHWQNTEGASLYRLRGVQALLTCLVPIPEHTPAQ; encoded by the exons ATGG CATGTTACATAGATAATTTTGATGATGGCAATGATGATAATGACGGTAATAGCTTGTATTTGCAAGGTGGCACACCAGGTATCGTCCATGTGACGTCTGCAGGACAACCAAGGGTAGGACAGGAGCTTGCACGGCAGCAACACTTGCAACGCCTTACAAACCTGGATTCACCTATCGCGCACTTGTCGTTAACCACGGAAGCACCTAAATCTGCACATTCTTCCTTGCACCAATTTGTACAGTCGGCACAATTTGAGGTGATAAGTGTAGTTTCTGATTCAGTGTCCCCGTCTTGGCACTCACCGCCCGAAGGAGTTGGAGTTGGAGTCGGAGGAgggggagatggtggtggtggaggaggagatGGGGGTTTCGCACAACAACATTGGCAAAACACCGAAGGCGCCTCATTATATCGTCTACGAGGAGTGCAGGCTTTGTTAACCTGTTTAGTACCCATCCCTGAACATACACCTGCACAGTAG